The proteins below are encoded in one region of Casimicrobium huifangae:
- a CDS encoding IPTL-CTERM sorting domain-containing protein, which produces MNKIARVVLCASVAAMAFPAAAIFQNGGFESGNFSGWTTGSGVNNGLTGSQPFTGSSLNIGAGGAFRGAVVTAGPDLKGAPLALPYAGTATARVNNTATGGIANFISQADTITNADRDSSDNKLHVRFSYAVVLNDGGHAPNGQPFFYLRVRNVTKNTTLYEDFSFAAQTGTQFQPVPSQSGWSYLPWKAADVIVPDADLGDSIEVYLLASDCEPSAHAGYAYLDGFGSSVVTPGATAATPVPTTNEYTLGALGLLLLGGAWWSRRRA; this is translated from the coding sequence ATGAACAAGATTGCACGCGTAGTCCTTTGCGCATCCGTGGCCGCCATGGCTTTTCCAGCTGCCGCCATCTTCCAGAACGGCGGCTTCGAGAGCGGCAATTTCTCCGGCTGGACCACCGGGTCGGGCGTCAACAACGGGCTCACCGGGTCACAGCCGTTTACGGGCAGCAGCCTCAACATCGGCGCTGGCGGCGCTTTTCGTGGCGCCGTGGTGACTGCGGGTCCTGATCTCAAGGGGGCGCCGCTGGCGCTGCCGTACGCCGGCACCGCCACCGCGCGCGTCAACAACACCGCGACCGGCGGCATTGCCAATTTCATCAGCCAGGCCGACACCATCACGAACGCTGACCGCGACAGCAGCGACAACAAATTGCACGTCCGGTTCTCGTATGCCGTGGTGCTCAACGATGGCGGGCACGCCCCCAACGGTCAGCCGTTCTTCTACCTGCGCGTGCGAAACGTGACGAAGAACACCACGCTGTACGAGGATTTCTCGTTCGCTGCACAAACGGGTACGCAGTTTCAACCGGTGCCGAGCCAAAGCGGATGGAGTTATCTGCCGTGGAAAGCGGCTGACGTGATCGTGCCCGATGCCGATCTGGGCGATTCGATCGAGGTTTACCTGTTGGCTTCGGATTGCGAGCCCTCCGCACACGCGGGCTACGCTTATCTCGATGGCTTCGGTTCTTCCGTCGTCACACCAGGCGCAACGGCGGCAACGCCTGTTCCCACGACGAACGAATACACCCTCGGCGCATTGGGCTTGCTGCTGCTGGGCGGTGCATGGTGGTCGCGCCGTCGCGCCTGA
- a CDS encoding glycosyltransferase encodes MISVLVPVHRLPLAWFNQCLASIEYDLALLENAHPDQPPAEIVIVNDGSDQTDLLNYLEGRSKQPRYRVVHSASNVGIPAALNLGIEACRHELIARVDSDDITLPGRFLAQWELMQTTPSIDVLGTALNYYMQQPGGAWAAGQLVRHPDVITREIGLRSRWFMNHGTVMYRKSVLTAVGMYDAGLRGYSEDFELWIRLLRHGRVLWNLPSSYYLLRIRTGSASQGFNAANDAFLRTTQATLRE; translated from the coding sequence ATGATTTCCGTCTTGGTTCCCGTCCACCGCCTCCCTCTCGCATGGTTTAACCAGTGCCTCGCATCGATTGAGTACGATCTTGCCCTGCTCGAGAATGCGCATCCAGACCAACCGCCGGCGGAGATAGTTATCGTCAATGACGGCAGCGATCAGACGGACCTTCTCAACTACCTCGAAGGGCGATCAAAGCAGCCGCGCTACCGTGTCGTGCACTCAGCGTCCAATGTAGGCATCCCGGCGGCGCTCAACCTTGGCATTGAGGCTTGCCGCCACGAATTGATTGCCCGCGTCGATTCGGACGACATCACGCTGCCGGGCCGCTTCCTTGCGCAGTGGGAACTGATGCAGACGACGCCGTCGATTGATGTGCTCGGCACGGCGTTGAACTACTACATGCAACAACCAGGCGGTGCCTGGGCCGCAGGACAGCTGGTGCGACACCCGGACGTGATCACGCGCGAGATTGGGCTGCGCAGCCGCTGGTTCATGAACCACGGTACGGTGATGTATCGCAAGTCCGTGCTGACCGCGGTCGGCATGTACGACGCCGGCCTGCGTGGATATTCCGAGGACTTCGAGCTGTGGATCCGCCTGCTGCGCCACGGGCGCGTGTTATGGAACCTGCCCTCGTCTTACTATCTGTTGCGAATCCGCACAGGTAGTGCGTCGCAGGGATTCAACGCGGCAAACGACGCGTTCCTGCGGACCACGCAAGCAACGCTGCGCGAATGA
- a CDS encoding 1-acyl-sn-glycerol-3-phosphate acyltransferase, protein MAVEEVVPGTVRAQDGSVPRLERAPGHRVPGSYGPLSRLSAWWLRQRGWRLEIAEPMPDKCVIIMYPHTSNWDFPIGLLTKWAIGLTLQRDALRFAGKESLFKWPWGWFFRGVGGFPVNRKASTGFVEQMAARFTAEPRMRFVIAPEGTRSYVPHMRSSFYYVAVAARVPIALGAFDFPGKRVVVDTFLTPCGDAATDLAAIDGYYRQLGNRGCVPEKAAPWKFRSNDGG, encoded by the coding sequence ATGGCGGTGGAGGAGGTAGTGCCGGGAACAGTGCGTGCACAGGACGGCTCCGTGCCGCGTCTGGAGCGCGCGCCAGGGCATCGCGTGCCGGGCAGCTATGGGCCACTGTCGCGCTTGTCCGCCTGGTGGTTACGGCAGCGCGGCTGGCGCCTGGAGATCGCAGAGCCGATGCCGGACAAGTGCGTGATCATCATGTACCCGCACACCAGCAACTGGGATTTTCCGATTGGCCTGCTGACCAAGTGGGCGATTGGCCTCACGCTGCAGCGCGACGCCCTCCGCTTCGCTGGCAAAGAGAGCCTGTTCAAGTGGCCGTGGGGCTGGTTCTTCCGCGGCGTTGGCGGCTTTCCGGTCAATCGCAAGGCGTCAACCGGATTCGTGGAACAAATGGCGGCACGTTTCACCGCCGAACCGCGCATGCGCTTCGTGATCGCGCCAGAAGGTACGCGCAGCTATGTGCCGCATATGCGGTCGAGCTTCTACTACGTCGCAGTCGCGGCGAGGGTGCCCATTGCGTTGGGCGCCTTCGACTTTCCCGGCAAACGCGTCGTCGTTGACACCTTTCTCACGCCCTGCGGCGATGCAGCCACTGACCTGGCTGCGATTGATGGCTACTATCGCCAGCTGGGCAATCGTGGTTGCGTGCCGGAGAAGGCAGCGCCGTGGAAATTTCGCTCAAACGATGGCGGCTAG
- a CDS encoding RnfABCDGE type electron transport complex subunit B: protein MLAAAVSPDLDAIDVLLPQTQCQRCGYADCRTYASAMHAGEADLNRCPPGGEVTRVALAGLLQRDAIALADDVDAYAAEHVALIDEAACIGCAACLPVCPTDAIVGASKRMHTVIAADCTGCELCIIACPVDCIALIPAVTPANRVHDTLLARQPQASDLRKKYIAHQRRFAERAEARAAAHVPKPQSDKQALLADILARAKARAAVPPRA from the coding sequence ATGTTAGCCGCTGCCGTTTCACCCGACCTTGATGCAATCGATGTTTTGCTGCCACAAACCCAGTGTCAGCGCTGTGGCTACGCCGATTGCCGCACCTATGCGTCCGCGATGCACGCAGGCGAGGCCGATCTCAACCGCTGCCCGCCAGGCGGCGAAGTCACCCGCGTTGCACTAGCAGGCTTGCTGCAACGCGACGCGATTGCTCTCGCTGACGACGTTGATGCCTATGCGGCGGAACACGTCGCGCTGATCGACGAGGCCGCGTGCATCGGTTGCGCTGCCTGCCTGCCCGTGTGCCCGACCGACGCCATCGTCGGCGCCTCGAAGCGGATGCACACGGTGATCGCAGCCGACTGCACCGGCTGCGAGCTTTGCATCATCGCCTGCCCGGTAGATTGCATCGCACTGATCCCGGCCGTCACCCCTGCCAATCGTGTCCACGACACGCTGCTTGCCCGCCAGCCTCAAGCCAGTGACCTGCGCAAGAAGTACATCGCGCATCAACGGCGCTTTGCAGAACGGGCCGAAGCCAGGGCGGCGGCGCATGTGCCGAAGCCGCAGTCGGACAAGCAGGCGCTGCTTGCGGACATTCTCGCCCGCGCGAAAGCGCGTGCCGCCGTACCGCCGCGGGCGTGA
- the nth gene encoding endonuclease III, with amino-acid sequence MNAEKRYRIFATLAKANPDPKTELEYGNPFQLVIAVLLSAQATDKSVNAATRKFFPFVKTPADLVQLGEAQLSEHIKTIGLFRNKAKNAIAAARQLIERHGGEVPHDRAALEALPGVGRKTANVVLNEAFGEPTLAVDTHVFRVANRMKLAPGKTVDEVERKLLKFTPPEFLKSAHHWLILHGRYTCTARSPRCDVCCVFELCEYSGRTRAGRRTKDDAPAGR; translated from the coding sequence ATGAACGCCGAAAAGCGCTACCGCATCTTCGCCACACTGGCGAAGGCGAATCCCGATCCGAAGACCGAGCTCGAATACGGCAACCCGTTTCAGTTGGTGATCGCGGTGCTGCTCTCGGCGCAGGCCACCGACAAATCAGTGAACGCCGCCACGCGCAAGTTTTTCCCGTTCGTGAAGACACCGGCCGATCTCGTGCAGCTCGGCGAGGCGCAACTTTCCGAGCACATCAAGACCATCGGACTCTTTCGCAACAAGGCCAAAAACGCAATCGCCGCTGCACGGCAACTGATCGAGCGCCATGGCGGTGAGGTGCCGCATGATCGGGCCGCGCTGGAGGCGCTACCGGGCGTCGGTCGCAAGACGGCGAACGTCGTGCTGAACGAGGCCTTCGGCGAGCCCACGCTGGCGGTGGACACGCACGTGTTCCGCGTCGCCAACCGCATGAAGCTCGCGCCCGGCAAAACGGTCGACGAGGTCGAACGCAAACTGCTGAAGTTCACGCCGCCAGAATTCCTGAAATCGGCGCATCACTGGCTGATCCTGCATGGCAGATACACGTGTACGGCCCGATCGCCTCGATGCGATGTCTGTTGTGTTTTCGAACTGTGCGAGTACTCGGGCCGAACACGCGCAGGACGAAGGACGAAGGACGACGCTCCCGCTGGTCGCTAG
- a CDS encoding DUF1841 family protein — protein MFNPSRDQARQFFIDSWAKFRRGDALTPLEEKTVAIIALHPEYHRILQNPESFITTDWRPEAGDINPFLHLGFHLAIQEQLDIDQPPGIRAIHAQLAAKHDDEHAAKHEILECLGETLWQSQRTGQALDGALYLSLLRQRVPAKQ, from the coding sequence ATGTTTAACCCCTCCCGCGATCAGGCGCGGCAATTCTTCATCGACAGCTGGGCAAAATTCCGCCGTGGCGATGCGCTGACGCCGCTGGAAGAAAAGACCGTCGCCATCATTGCGCTGCACCCGGAATACCACCGCATCCTGCAGAACCCGGAGTCGTTCATCACGACCGACTGGCGGCCGGAAGCGGGGGACATCAATCCTTTCCTGCATCTCGGCTTCCATCTTGCGATTCAGGAGCAGCTCGATATCGATCAGCCGCCAGGCATTCGCGCCATTCACGCCCAGCTTGCCGCCAAGCACGACGACGAGCACGCAGCGAAGCACGAAATCCTTGAGTGTCTCGGCGAAACGCTGTGGCAATCACAGCGCACCGGGCAGGCGCTGGATGGTGCGCTTTACCTGAGCCTGCTGCGGCAACGGGTACCGGCGAAGCAGTAG
- a CDS encoding RCC1 domain-containing protein, translating to MTPFYPSFNARRLLRHLLAVLATLLLAGSIGAPIAQPYTQIATGEYHTCALLDSGGVHCWGDNFRGQLGNGISGNGQESPEPVRVAGLNTAVHIAAGTSHNCAALRDGRVQCWGYNFRGQLGNGGTTPSSTPVLVGTVTDAIAVAAGGDHSCALRQGGGIKCWGYNGDGELGHGGSDFYLTNPVDVAGITTATAISARHLHTCALLASNTVKCWGRNSDGQLGDGSYVSPRRTPVDVQSLTNVSQIAAGWLHTCAALVSGGVVCWGSNTYGMLGTGNTTASNTWVNAYPTLTSVTAIAAGEQHSCAVRQAAGRIECWGYNGNGRLGYGTIVGTGITVGTAKVLGNDNFVSVSAGRTHTCALTAAGSAKCWGANGAGQIGTTHFATGGDDHAVPQFVAPRCELDIDGDGIFSAATDGVLAARALAGMSGSAVTAGAIGGGATRTSWPQIRNFLIRACGVAGLAP from the coding sequence ATGACGCCTTTCTACCCATCGTTCAACGCCCGCCGCCTGCTACGTCACTTGCTGGCGGTGCTGGCGACACTGCTGCTCGCGGGCAGCATCGGCGCGCCCATCGCGCAGCCCTACACGCAAATCGCCACTGGCGAATATCACACCTGCGCCCTGCTCGACAGCGGCGGCGTGCACTGCTGGGGCGATAACTTTCGCGGTCAGCTCGGCAACGGCATATCCGGCAACGGGCAGGAATCACCGGAACCGGTCCGCGTGGCCGGCCTCAACACCGCCGTGCACATTGCCGCCGGTACATCGCACAACTGCGCTGCGCTGCGCGATGGCCGGGTGCAGTGCTGGGGCTACAACTTTCGTGGCCAGCTCGGCAATGGCGGCACCACCCCAAGCAGTACACCAGTGCTGGTGGGCACGGTGACCGACGCCATCGCCGTGGCCGCCGGGGGCGATCACAGCTGCGCGCTGCGCCAGGGCGGCGGCATCAAGTGCTGGGGCTACAACGGCGACGGCGAGCTGGGCCATGGCGGTAGCGACTTCTATCTCACCAACCCGGTTGACGTGGCTGGCATCACCACCGCCACGGCGATCAGCGCCAGGCACCTGCACACCTGCGCCCTGCTCGCCAGCAATACAGTCAAGTGCTGGGGCCGCAACAGCGACGGCCAGCTTGGCGACGGCAGCTACGTTTCGCCGCGGCGGACGCCGGTTGACGTGCAAAGTCTCACCAACGTCAGCCAGATCGCCGCTGGCTGGCTGCACACCTGCGCTGCACTGGTCTCGGGCGGTGTCGTGTGCTGGGGCAGCAATACCTACGGCATGCTGGGCACCGGCAACACCACGGCCAGCAACACCTGGGTGAACGCCTATCCGACATTGACCAGCGTGACGGCCATTGCCGCCGGCGAACAGCACAGTTGCGCAGTTCGCCAGGCCGCCGGGCGCATCGAATGCTGGGGCTACAACGGCAACGGACGACTGGGCTACGGCACGATCGTCGGCACCGGCATCACCGTTGGCACGGCGAAAGTGCTTGGCAACGACAACTTCGTCAGTGTCAGCGCCGGACGCACCCACACCTGCGCCCTCACCGCGGCCGGCAGTGCCAAGTGCTGGGGGGCCAATGGTGCCGGGCAAATTGGCACCACCCACTTCGCGACTGGTGGTGACGATCACGCGGTGCCACAGTTTGTCGCGCCGCGTTGCGAGCTTGATATCGACGGCGATGGCATCTTCTCTGCGGCCACCGACGGTGTGCTGGCGGCACGTGCCCTGGCTGGCATGAGCGGCAGCGCGGTCACCGCAGGCGCCATTGGCGGCGGGGCAACGCGCACCAGCTGGCCACAGATTCGCAACTTCCTGATTCGCGCCTGTGGCGTCGCGGGGCTCGCACCATGA
- a CDS encoding RCC1 domain-containing protein: MNSKPSSGRLVAAGVAALGLSLIVAAPASAQTIYTQLSAGSSHSCAVTNNGRIHCWGANTVFGVLGNGSISASAVPVPVRGISNAVEVRAGLFHTCARLGDGSARCWGKGSDGALTQGSFDNSTVPVTVWGFGAAGPARQIGVGAQHTCILQQGGRPFCAGRNDWGQAGFAPNPANQPWSVPILNVDEIAVGHYHSCARVGGTVSCWGQNTSGQLGNGSAVTSSNTPVAVTGISTAIALSAGRSHTCALLAPGGVLSLSSVVCWGDNSTGQLGDGGNGGFSNTPVTVANLGSAGNTPDAIAAGAQHSCARLLDATVQCWGLALYGAVGDGSDGSVTYRLSPSTVVGLAPAAAGVNATTASLAAGDNTSCAIMSDGGIRCWGYNEFGQGGHGHGGTYQTTPQYVAAPGCALDIDGDGVAMLGSDGLLLARALGLRNGNAVTQSATATAGTRQTWFAQWQHLTARCGVTGLSP, from the coding sequence ATGAACAGCAAACCATCATCAGGCCGGCTGGTAGCCGCTGGCGTGGCCGCACTGGGCCTGTCCCTGATCGTCGCTGCGCCGGCATCGGCGCAGACCATCTACACGCAGCTCTCTGCGGGCAGCAGTCATAGCTGTGCCGTGACCAACAACGGTCGCATTCACTGCTGGGGCGCCAACACAGTGTTTGGCGTGCTCGGCAATGGCAGTATCAGCGCCAGTGCCGTGCCAGTGCCGGTACGCGGCATCAGCAACGCGGTGGAGGTGCGAGCGGGGCTGTTTCACACCTGCGCGCGCCTGGGCGATGGCAGCGCCCGCTGCTGGGGCAAGGGCAGCGATGGCGCCCTCACGCAGGGCAGCTTCGACAACAGCACAGTGCCGGTAACCGTGTGGGGCTTCGGCGCGGCCGGGCCGGCGCGGCAGATCGGCGTCGGCGCGCAGCACACCTGCATCCTGCAGCAGGGCGGGCGACCCTTCTGCGCCGGCCGCAACGATTGGGGGCAGGCAGGCTTCGCCCCCAACCCGGCCAATCAACCGTGGAGTGTGCCCATCCTCAACGTTGATGAAATCGCGGTCGGACACTATCACTCCTGCGCCCGCGTGGGCGGCACAGTGTCGTGCTGGGGCCAGAACACCAGTGGTCAGCTCGGCAATGGCAGCGCCGTGACGTCGAGCAATACGCCGGTTGCGGTCACCGGTATCAGCACCGCGATCGCGCTATCAGCGGGTCGCTCACACACCTGCGCTTTGCTGGCACCCGGCGGCGTGCTGAGCCTGAGCAGCGTCGTTTGCTGGGGCGACAACTCGACAGGGCAACTGGGTGACGGCGGCAATGGTGGCTTCAGCAACACGCCGGTGACGGTGGCCAACCTGGGCAGCGCCGGCAACACCCCGGATGCCATCGCGGCGGGTGCCCAGCACAGCTGCGCGCGCCTGCTGGATGCCACCGTGCAATGCTGGGGCCTTGCCCTCTACGGCGCTGTCGGTGATGGCAGCGATGGCAGCGTGACCTATCGTCTCAGCCCAAGCACCGTGGTCGGCCTCGCGCCGGCAGCGGCCGGCGTCAATGCAACCACCGCCAGCCTGGCGGCGGGCGACAACACCAGCTGCGCCATCATGTCTGACGGCGGTATCCGCTGCTGGGGATACAACGAATTCGGGCAGGGCGGCCACGGCCACGGCGGCACCTATCAAACCACGCCGCAGTACGTTGCGGCGCCGGGCTGCGCGCTCGACATTGATGGCGATGGCGTGGCGATGCTCGGCAGCGACGGACTGCTGCTCGCACGCGCCCTCGGTCTGCGCAACGGCAACGCGGTCACGCAATCGGCCACGGCCACCGCTGGCACCCGCCAGACATGGTTTGCGCAATGGCAACACTTGACGGCCCGTTGCGGCGTCACCGGCTTGTCACCCTGA
- a CDS encoding serine/threonine-protein kinase gives MVTRTGDDGREVGTADDTRGRPLLAEETWSRVGEIIEIALSIPDAAARAAFVDTSCASDRALLAEVRSLLAADTHADFVLPATRWLDATTLARDAAATMSDPPEHWIGRRVGAWRIEQWLASGGMGLIFRARRDDAAYEQTVAIKLLRARGTASTQWFLDERQMLASLAHPCIARLLDGGAAEDGTLYLVMELVEGEAIDRWCVRKRPAPDEWLARFLDVCAAVQYAHQRLIVHRDIKPANVMVTHDGSVKLIDFGIAQITDRAGGPASADSAAVALTPGWASPEQLRGEPVTTASDIHALGALLQRLANGGEPLANGTDVADDDLRCIVRKAMAEVPSQRYASAAQLADDVRRYLAHEPVQARGGGVGYRATRFVQRHTGGVALATLALVGVLVAASIALYQAQVARAAEREASVQRARAEQHFASVRKMTNQLLFDLHRKLAGIPGTTQLQKDLIGQSLAYLDGLRADAAGDAGLLHEVGAGYRRLGRILGGIQGANTGERDASEQAYEKAVAALDAALAIRPQTTTAVEQLKTLTEFAEQQGLYRNFPKSSALFARAAALGSEATTRAADDADLFYAVQKVIVARNISALYLGNGSFDQSAMEQSAQALVARQAAHAPASDDTQTIRAILWRCYTALAEASRRSGGADGARQAVNWHQRGVALMRANEQLHPGDAGYRRSTLNARVELANAYAAADDLKAAIAEADAVLGEFEALRQADAANEDAVLDLLKTIASLADYHRRAGDVAQTSAMVERGQRVHTALAARLRDHFVARQSQLKLLLAQAWVEARAAAPMTAGARSPAQTCARAAQHLATARQLAASDPALTATDVFAGVDAAVNACEQSASAGRRRG, from the coding sequence ATGGTGACGAGAACAGGGGACGACGGGCGGGAGGTGGGCACGGCGGACGATACCCGCGGGCGCCCACTGCTGGCAGAGGAGACCTGGTCGCGCGTCGGCGAAATCATCGAAATCGCGCTGAGCATCCCGGATGCGGCGGCGCGAGCGGCCTTCGTTGATACCTCTTGCGCCAGCGATCGGGCCTTGCTCGCCGAGGTGCGCTCGCTGCTCGCTGCCGATACCCACGCCGATTTTGTGTTGCCAGCAACGCGCTGGCTGGATGCGACGACGCTGGCGCGCGATGCGGCAGCGACGATGTCCGATCCGCCGGAGCACTGGATTGGTCGTCGTGTCGGCGCCTGGCGAATCGAGCAGTGGCTGGCCAGCGGTGGCATGGGGCTGATCTTCCGGGCACGCCGGGACGATGCGGCCTACGAGCAGACGGTGGCGATCAAGCTGCTGCGCGCGCGTGGCACTGCCAGCACACAGTGGTTTCTGGATGAGCGACAGATGCTCGCCTCGCTCGCGCATCCGTGCATTGCACGACTGCTGGATGGCGGCGCCGCCGAGGACGGCACGCTGTATCTGGTGATGGAGCTGGTCGAGGGCGAGGCGATTGATCGCTGGTGCGTACGCAAGCGGCCGGCGCCGGATGAGTGGCTGGCGCGGTTTCTGGATGTATGCGCTGCCGTGCAGTACGCCCATCAGCGGCTGATCGTGCATCGTGACATCAAACCGGCCAACGTGATGGTGACGCACGACGGCAGCGTCAAGCTGATCGATTTCGGCATTGCTCAAATCACCGATCGCGCCGGTGGCCCGGCTTCGGCAGACAGCGCCGCAGTTGCACTGACCCCCGGCTGGGCGAGCCCTGAGCAACTGCGTGGCGAACCAGTCACCACCGCCAGCGACATCCACGCGCTGGGCGCCCTGCTGCAGCGGCTGGCGAATGGCGGTGAACCGCTGGCCAACGGCACTGACGTTGCCGATGACGACTTGCGCTGCATCGTACGCAAGGCCATGGCAGAGGTGCCCTCGCAACGCTACGCCAGTGCGGCGCAACTGGCAGATGATGTGCGCCGCTATCTCGCACATGAGCCAGTACAGGCTCGCGGCGGCGGCGTGGGCTATCGTGCAACACGATTCGTGCAGCGCCACACGGGTGGCGTCGCCCTGGCGACGCTTGCACTAGTGGGAGTGCTGGTGGCCGCGTCGATCGCGTTGTATCAGGCGCAGGTTGCCCGCGCGGCCGAGCGCGAGGCAAGTGTTCAGCGCGCCCGCGCCGAGCAGCACTTCGCCAGCGTGCGCAAGATGACCAATCAGCTGCTGTTCGATCTGCACCGCAAGCTTGCCGGCATCCCTGGCACCACACAGTTGCAGAAAGACCTGATCGGCCAGTCGCTCGCCTATCTCGATGGTCTGCGTGCAGACGCTGCTGGCGACGCAGGACTGTTGCATGAGGTAGGCGCCGGTTATCGCCGGCTGGGGCGCATTCTTGGCGGTATTCAGGGCGCCAACACGGGCGAGCGCGACGCCAGCGAACAGGCCTACGAAAAGGCAGTAGCCGCACTCGATGCGGCGCTTGCCATTCGCCCGCAGACCACCACGGCCGTCGAGCAGCTCAAGACGCTGACCGAGTTTGCCGAGCAGCAAGGGCTGTACCGCAACTTTCCGAAATCATCGGCGCTGTTCGCCCGCGCGGCAGCGCTCGGCAGCGAGGCGACAACGCGCGCGGCGGACGACGCCGACCTGTTCTACGCCGTGCAGAAAGTGATCGTCGCCCGCAACATCTCGGCGCTCTATCTGGGCAACGGCAGCTTCGACCAGTCTGCGATGGAGCAAAGCGCACAGGCGCTGGTGGCCAGGCAGGCCGCCCATGCCCCGGCGTCCGATGATACCCAGACGATTCGCGCCATTCTCTGGCGCTGTTACACCGCGCTCGCGGAAGCGTCGCGCCGAAGTGGCGGCGCCGACGGTGCCCGGCAGGCCGTCAATTGGCACCAGCGGGGCGTGGCGCTGATGCGCGCCAACGAGCAGTTGCATCCCGGCGATGCTGGCTATCGCCGCAGCACGCTGAACGCGCGCGTGGAGCTGGCCAACGCCTACGCTGCGGCCGACGATCTGAAAGCAGCAATCGCCGAGGCAGACGCCGTTCTTGGCGAATTTGAAGCACTGCGCCAGGCGGACGCGGCCAATGAGGACGCCGTGCTCGACCTGTTGAAGACCATCGCATCGCTCGCCGACTATCACCGGCGCGCTGGCGATGTTGCGCAGACCAGTGCAATGGTCGAGCGGGGTCAACGGGTGCACACGGCGCTCGCCGCCAGACTTCGCGATCACTTCGTCGCACGGCAGAGCCAGCTCAAACTGCTGCTCGCACAAGCGTGGGTGGAGGCGCGCGCTGCTGCGCCCATGACCGCTGGTGCCCGCTCCCCGGCGCAGACGTGCGCGCGGGCAGCGCAGCACCTGGCCACCGCGAGGCAGCTGGCTGCCAGTGACCCCGCGCTTACAGCTACCGACGTGTTTGCGGGTGTGGACGCCGCGGTCAATGCCTGTGAACAAAGCGCCTCAGCTGGCCGCAGGCGCGGCTGA
- a CDS encoding ECF-type sigma factor, which produces MAARLTDELYAELRQIAQAVFAHEAAGHTLSRTAVVHEAWLRLAAGAMPVERTDFLRLAARVMRNLLVDHARQRNAVKRGGGVAAASFDDTVRDYEQACAQGLYPPSGDTTQLQRIGRELDLESLDQAINALARQSPRQAEIVELKFFADVGIDDIARQLGTSPSTVKREWTVARLFLLRELAAIRAERDAAS; this is translated from the coding sequence ATGGCTGCCAGGCTGACCGACGAACTCTACGCCGAGCTGCGACAGATCGCGCAGGCCGTGTTCGCGCACGAGGCGGCGGGTCACACCCTGTCGCGCACGGCCGTCGTGCATGAAGCCTGGCTGCGGCTGGCAGCGGGCGCAATGCCGGTGGAGCGGACGGATTTTCTGCGGCTGGCGGCGAGGGTGATGCGCAACCTGCTGGTCGATCATGCCCGGCAACGCAACGCCGTCAAGCGCGGCGGTGGTGTGGCGGCGGCCAGTTTTGACGACACTGTGCGTGACTACGAGCAGGCCTGTGCGCAGGGGCTCTACCCGCCGTCCGGCGACACCACACAACTGCAGCGCATTGGCCGCGAGCTGGACCTGGAGTCGCTTGACCAGGCCATCAACGCGCTGGCCCGCCAGAGCCCGCGGCAGGCGGAGATTGTCGAGCTCAAATTCTTCGCCGATGTTGGCATTGATGACATAGCGCGCCAACTGGGCACCTCGCCATCAACCGTCAAGCGCGAGTGGACCGTGGCCCGACTGTTTCTGCTGCGCGAGCTGGCGGCGATCCGGGCGGAGCGGGACGCCGCGTCGTGA
- a CDS encoding DUF167 family protein, with protein sequence MPVWLKATADGVEITLYVQPGAKKSEVAGEHDGALKLRINAPPVEGKANAAVIAFVAERCGVAKNRVALIAGELNRHKRVAVQGVTLAFVQKQLS encoded by the coding sequence TTGCCAGTGTGGCTGAAGGCAACTGCTGATGGCGTTGAAATCACGCTCTACGTGCAGCCCGGCGCGAAGAAATCTGAAGTCGCGGGTGAACATGATGGCGCGCTGAAACTGCGCATCAACGCGCCACCGGTGGAGGGCAAGGCGAACGCTGCGGTGATCGCTTTCGTGGCGGAGCGCTGCGGCGTTGCCAAAAACCGCGTCGCGCTGATTGCAGGCGAACTGAACCGTCACAAACGCGTTGCCGTGCAAGGTGTCACGCTGGCGTTTGTGCAGAAGCAGCTTTCGTAA